The following coding sequences are from one Triticum dicoccoides isolate Atlit2015 ecotype Zavitan chromosome 4A, WEW_v2.0, whole genome shotgun sequence window:
- the LOC119287391 gene encoding phosphatidylinositol transfer protein 3-like yields MDCGGEEQARQNGHAGDGGDPAEWKKVAELRAVVGAQDPAAKEEDDFMLRRFLRARDHNISKASAMFLKYLSWKRGAKPRGSITEAEVRGELVQDKLYIQGFDKTGRPMIYLFGNRHFAAKRDLEEFKRYVIYILDNTCTKLPAGQEKFASVVDLKGWGYANCDIRAKLAALEIMQNYYPERLGRVFLIHVPYVFMAAWKMVYPFIDDNTKKKFVFVADKDLDGTLRDAIDLSQLPEQYGGKLRLEGYKSSSTTL; encoded by the exons ATGGACTGCGGCGGTGAGGAGCAGGCGAGGCAGAACGGCCatgccggcgacggcggcgacccggCGGAGTGGAAGAAGGTGGCCGAGCTCCGGGCCGTGGTGGGGGCGCAGGACCCCGCAGCCAAG gaGGAGGACGACTTCATGCTGCGCCGGTTCCTGCGCGCCCGAGACCACAACATCAGCAAGGCGTCGGCGATGTTCCTCAAGTACCTGAGTTGGAAGCGCGGCGCCAAGCCTCGCGGCTCCATCACCGAGGCCGAGGTGCGCGGCGAGCTCGTGCAGGACAAGCTCTACATTCAGGGCTTCGACAAGACGGGCCGCCCCATGATCTACCTCTTCGGCAACCGCCACTTCGCCGCCAAGCGAGACCTTGAGGAGTTCAAGCGATACGTCATCTACATCCTTGACAACACCTGCACCAA gttgccggcagggcaGGAGAAGTTTGCGTCGGTGGTGGATCTCAAGGGGTGGGGGTACGCGAATTGCGACATCCGGGCGAAGCTGGCGGCGTTGGAGATCATGCAGAACTACTACCCGGAGCGGCTGGGCCGGGTGTTCTTGATCCACGTGCCTTACGTGTTCATGGCGGCGTGGAAGATGGTCTACCCCTTCATCGACGACAACACCAAGAAGAAGTTTGTCTTTGTTGCAGACAAGGACCTTGACGGCACGCTTCGGGACGCCATCGACTTGTCCCAGCTGCCCGAGCAGTacggcggcaagctcagactcgagGGATACAAGAGCTCGTCGACAACGCTATAG